In Papaver somniferum cultivar HN1 chromosome 9, ASM357369v1, whole genome shotgun sequence, the genomic stretch TGCTCAAGTGAGGGACTTTGTTCCTGAAATGTCAGTTCCATATGTTGGGGAAGCATTGAATATCTTGCGGAAAGAGGTATAGTATCGCATAGCTATATGAATGCCAACCTTTTACATTCCAATTATCCAGTAATCTTGAGTTTGGTTTGTctcttttggttttggtttgtacAAAGCCTCTTGTTCAATTTCAAGAAATGTGCTTGAATTTGTTTCAGATTACTTCACTTTTATGTGTGAAGCACATTTTAATTTTTCAGTTGAAAAATATTAGATTTATGTCTCAACAAGTCATGGATTAGGATCTATGACTCAATATTTTGGCCTTTTTTACTTCAGTGCAGGAAGACTCATGAAATGGAAAGCTGTTTAATGTTACACTGCTCTTTAAAACTAGTTAGTGATTTCCAGTAATAATCTAATGGTCCGTATAGATCAGGAGGTAAAAGTACTTCTTGATCTAAAGTCAGGCTTAGCTGCGCTAATGTTGGCAACCCTTCACTTGGATGAAAGCATCCTGATTACTAAACGTGTTACATCATGCAAAATTAGTTATGGAAGCTCCTCCAAGAAAGCTGTGTAACACTGATGCTGGTACGAGTAGTGATACAGGTTGTTCGACACTGCCAGAGAAAAAACTAGGAAATATAGACATGACACCCACTATAGTAATTACACATATCATCTTAGCTATGCACGAGTTATCAATTGTACTTGTTTTCATTTGTATTCATATCTTTTACCTTTTCAGGTAAACAATGAAGCAGCAGTTcttggctttgtgggcgctccttTCACCTTGGCGTCGTACTGTGTTGAAGGTGGTTCATCAAAGCACTTCTCAAAAATTAAGAAACTAGCTTTCTCTGAACCAAAGGTACGTCATTGCTTATTTGACAGCTACAGGCCTAAATTACGAAACTTAGGATTGTCACAGTTAGATGAGGCACAAGATGTCATATTGGAACAGAAACTGTTAGGTTTGCGTATATGATCAGGATTTTAGATTAAACATCTAGTAAATTAGGGCTAAGGATAACATCGTTACGTGGCACTCTGAGACTCAATAACCAATTTAGTTCTGAATATCTCTATTTAAGTGAAGAAAACATCCAATTcatgaatatatatataaataaaggtCATTGCTACTAAGATGGTGCACATCACCTCCAAATGATTTTCTGGACTATTTTTGAAATCGGTTGTACACCTATCTCGTAGACGAGAATGAAATATTATTGAAGCACTAAGGTTGAGTGCAATACAGGACATTTAGGTTCCCAAGATTATACATTTAAATTGAATGACTATCACCATGGGCTTGGAGACCCTGCCTCAAAATCTATATGAATGCTTGTATATGCTAAGGAGGAGGCTTAAGGCTGTGTTTAGATTAAGCCCGCAATATCATCTTATAAGTAGGAAAACTATGTCCCCACCCTACCACCTACTAACTGTAGTTCAGTTTGAATCATGTGGCCTACCTAGTCATGTAATAGTAAGCATGTCTGATGGTCTCATGCTCTCTTCCTCAGGGCAGGTCGGGTCTCGAACCATTGTAATAGCGTAATAATCCTAAATGAATGATGAATTTTGGAGTAATCTAGGGACCACTGTTCTatagaatcaaaaaaaaaaatgtatagtaAGCACAAGAGGTTCAAGTTAATAAGCCCAGTTTAAATTTGTTTAATAGATATTTAATTCCAACCCCCAAAAGAATATCTGGTTCCTCCCCTGCTTATAATATTTGCTAAAATTTGACATGGATTGTTTAGCTACTCTTAAAATTTGACTTAATAGAAGCAAGAAAGTGATGCAATTTCTTAAGTTTGTCCATGCTAATGCCTTCATTCATTGTACCTAATACGCACCATGTAATGTGGACTTGTACCCTATTTTTTGTTTTAAGTCGTTTTCATTTCTTTTCATAACTTTGATTTGTACCCAAAGATGATAAGGCTCCTTGCATATCTGATTTAGTTGCAATTGAAAATTTCATGTCAGCCTCAGTATGCGTATGATAAGTTCCATCTCTAATTATATGGCTCGAGATATTTGAAGAAAATATAGACCTTTCCAGTTTCTTAAGGCCCCACCGTATATGGCTTACCACATTTCCACAGACACCAACGGTGCCATCTCTCTTCAAGCAAACATATGGTTAACGACAAAATCTGGATTTTTGTTTGATCAATTTTAGATTATGTTTTCATGTTCTGTGGTACAAAATCTTTTGAGCAAATTGGACCACTCAGAGATGTTTGTTCGATATGAATTATTTTGCATTCAGGTGGTAACATACAGAACTGATAATTATATTTCTTTTATTGGCAGATCCTACATGCACTCCTCCAGAAGTTTACGGATTCTATGGCCAAATACATTAAATACCAAGCTGACAATGGAGCACAAGCCGTACAGATATTTGATTCATGGGCCACGGAATTAAGTCCTGTAGATTTTGAAGAATTCAGTCTTCCTTATCTAAAACAGATAGTCGATTCAGTGAAAGAGACCCATCCACATCTACCACTAATTCTTTACGCAAGCGGGTCAGGTGGATTGCTTGAAAGATTGCCTTTAACAGGTGTCGATGTTGTTAGCTTGGACTGGACTGTCGATATGGCTGAGGGAAGGAGAAGGTTAGGACCTTACGTAGCTGTCCAAGGAAATATAGACCCCGGAGTTTTGTTTGGATCGAAAGAGTTTATCACAAGCCGAATTCATGATACAGTGAAGAAAGCAGGTAGGGGTAAACATATATTGAATCTTGGCCATGGGATTGTTGTTGGTACACCAGAAGAGAATGTGGCTCATTTTTTCGAGGTGGCTAAAAGTCTCAGATACTAGAAGATGCACAGTCTGAGTACATGTatgattttgttttgttcaggTTGTATTAGTTCTTTGGGGAAGAAAATGTCTGTCCTCTCTTCTTGTAGATTTTTTGTATTGTAATTTTGAGTTGATCAGTTTATGAATGTATGATTTATCATTGGAATGGTTAAAAAATAGTCATAAAATCTATATTTCATTCCAACTTTTCTGTGATGTAAATGGGTTGTCTTTCACTTTCTAAAAAAAGTAGATGGGTCGCCTTATCCCACCCCACACATTGGACCATAGAGCATGCGGTTGGATCCCACACCCACCTCACACGTATCTGTACTAGTTGCCCAATTAGGAAGATGTCCTCATTTAAATAATTTTGTTTAAATAAAGGTACCAGAAGATATTATTGGAACTTTGCTGTGAATCATTGGCGCGTCTATGTTCAGTGGTCGTGGTGGTTGTTGAGTGAGAAAATTCAAGAAAGAAGATAAATCAGAGGTTCTGTATTTTGACCTTCGGTCTGTCAAGGAGCTATGGGGCCTAATTATGTTCACCCACTGCCACTGGTTTCATTTTGTCGATAGCTCAAGTAATGGTTCATTCAAGTCAAGTTAACCATGGAGACTAAGCTCAGAGAATTACATATAAACTAACACTATACATATAAAACATGTGCAACATTGCACTTGGTTCCTCTGGTAATTTCAGACAAGAAACAAGTGTATTCGCATGGGTATCATCTTTGATCTTTCCGGTTGACAtcatatcagaatggatgaacaCATAATATAGACATATAGATCTACATTAGGCTGTACTGTTGATATAATATTTGATATCTCATCTtggcttttcaaaaaaaaataataatctcatCTTGGTGATTTatatgataaagattatcatCCTATAAAATAATGAACCAATTGCTACGAAAGTTGAATGAAAAAGACTTTAAAGGTGTGAAAGCCACAAAGAGATAACCACGAAACTACTTATCTTATAATCTTACTAAGTTGTAATTTGCAACTTTTATCATGTTTAAAACATGTGATTTTCACAAAGTTACATGCGATGGATCCAGCGACAAAATGTTAAATTAATCCTAATGGTCATCCTAATCTCATTTAGAGTGGATCTGATCTGATGATCCGATAAAGATTTTTGGTCTCACTAGTTAACTATACTAGTCTACTGACAAGACAGCCACCCTACTAAACTGATGTGCATGGTGCATGTTAATTCCACATATTTAGCTAAGATAACACATGCTATTTAATCTCAACTTCCAAACACTcgatatttttaaatttttaacgGTTCTCTTTTTCTCCTGAGAAAGTATTTTCTATACAGGGGGTACCATCATGGGTTTGAATATTATGCTTGTTTTGTTCTTTTCCTTGTAGGTGGCTCATCCTTCACCCACAGATGCAGACAGACCCTTGTGGTCTCTTATAAGATTGTTTAGTTGCTAATGGTTCCTTTTTTTCTGGATGTATAGTTGTAGGATAGTTTCCAGAATTTTTTAAGGGTAAGAtctgttaatattttattaggagtcCATAACCATGGCCCTAATAGGGGTACTGTAGGATTTTGTCTTGGTATTTGGTACACTCAAATAAGTTGGTACTCCTATTAGCAACTTTGATTCATAATAAAATAGTTGGATGTGGGAATCATGAAAGATTATTTATtatcaaatttttgattttttttgattttctttttgccTTTGCTGCTACTGTCCTTTCAGTGATTTTGTTCTTGTTTAAGTTTGTGTTCTTTTAGAAAAAACGATTCTAGTGAAGTTAAACCACACCATGATTTGACGAAGCAAAGACGAATCAAACATCAAGGTTTTGAGAAAAGATCCTCTAGTAACAAATTCAAAATGAAACCATGTG encodes the following:
- the LOC113310709 gene encoding uroporphyrinogen decarboxylase-like isoform X2, with the protein product MSCVTGSLAFGALSISPKSTFTSLSRSKFSINCSAGEPQAVGAAEPLLLTAVRGENVERPPVWLMRQAGRYMKSYMTLCEKHPSFRERSENVDLVVEISLQPWKVFKPDGVILFSDILTPLSGMNIPFDIVKGKGPIIFSPLREAADVAQVRDFVPEMSVPYVGEALNILRKEVNNEAAVLGFVGAPFTLASYCVEGGSSKHFSKIKKLAFSEPKILHALLQKFTDSMAKYIKYQADNGAQAVQIFDSWATELSPVDFEEFSLPYLKQIVDSVKETHPHLPLILYASGSGGLLERLPLTGVDVVSLDWTVDMAEGRRRLGPYVAVQGNIDPGVLFGSKEFITSRIHDTVKKAGRGKHILNLGHGIVVGTPEENVAHFFEVAKSLRY
- the LOC113310709 gene encoding uroporphyrinogen decarboxylase-like isoform X1, which produces MSCVTGSLAFGALSISPKSTFTSLSRSKFSINCSAGGTVAEPQAVGAAEPLLLTAVRGENVERPPVWLMRQAGRYMKSYMTLCEKHPSFRERSENVDLVVEISLQPWKVFKPDGVILFSDILTPLSGMNIPFDIVKGKGPIIFSPLREAADVAQVRDFVPEMSVPYVGEALNILRKEVNNEAAVLGFVGAPFTLASYCVEGGSSKHFSKIKKLAFSEPKILHALLQKFTDSMAKYIKYQADNGAQAVQIFDSWATELSPVDFEEFSLPYLKQIVDSVKETHPHLPLILYASGSGGLLERLPLTGVDVVSLDWTVDMAEGRRRLGPYVAVQGNIDPGVLFGSKEFITSRIHDTVKKAGRGKHILNLGHGIVVGTPEENVAHFFEVAKSLRY